The Zerene cesonia ecotype Mississippi chromosome 23, Zerene_cesonia_1.1, whole genome shotgun sequence DNA segment GTGGACGTGTTCGAGCAGCGCCAGTATAAGGACTCAGGCAGACACGACTTCGTGGATCTCATGCTCAGTTTGAaggaaaacaaatatataaccgGTGACAGCATTGCTAACATTAAGGGAGACGACAAGAAAACTACGCTAGAAGTAGATAACGCTCTTCTGTGCGCCCAGGCCACGGTGTTCTTCGCAGCGGGATACGAAACCTCTTCAGGCACCTTGAGTTACCTGCTTTACGAATTAGCAAAGTGTCCAGAGGCTCAGGAGCGTGCTATAGCTGAAACTGACGAGtactttaagaaaaataacaaattgttcTATGAATGTATCCATGAAACGCCTTACATTCAGGCTTGTATGAATGAAACATTGCGCCTGTACCCAGTTCTCGGCGTGCTAACTAGGGAGGTGGTCGAAGACTACACGCTACCATCAGGACTTGTATTGAACAAAGATCTCCGAGTCCACATACCAGTGTACCATTTGCACAGAGATCCCAACAATTTCCCAGAACCAGACACATTCCGCCCAGAGAGGTTTTTGGAGCCAGAGAAAGACAACATCAAGCCGTTCACTTACATGCCGTTTGGAGATGGCCCAAGAATATGTTTGGGTAAGTGATATTTTTAGTAGaatcattttatatcattaatttacaCTAATCGTCTatctaaataagtaaaaatgaaTTGCCGAATGTGTTGTTAACCGTAAAACTGGAAAGCAGATGGAATAATTCGgctaaaccttttttttacttgttgCTGCCTTCCATTTGGtgcaatttaaattcagtCTAATTCTGGCAGTTTGATGCTGCTAAAGCttccgttaaaaataattaaattatattatatgacttCATGGAACTTTACATTAGCAGTGCTTCTTTGTGggctaataaaattatttctaccaGGTATGAGATTCGCCAAGATGCAAATGACGGCTGGTCTGCTCACGGTTCTGAAGAAGTGCAGAGTGGAATTGGCTGAAAATATGCCCAAAACATTGGTATTCGACGCTCGCCCCCTCACCACGCAGACCGCTACTGGCATTAAGCTTAAATTTGTACCACGCCAATAACCACGCCACCCCAATGAAATGAGCTAAATATTAAAGGAATTCAACTTGACGATTATAAGCTTCAATTATTTGTGACCCGCACCCACAttaatatgtgaaaaaaaaagttaaaaagtaagaaattttgaaagaatagaaaaaatttgatcacgaggcgggattcgaacccgcgttttttgcctaaccgtagcaacgcttagcctctcggccacccgtgatcccaatttgatcacgaggcgggaatCCCTCGGAaattttttccattctttcgaaattttttatttacaaagaaagcatttcaatgctatgaaactaaaaattaaatataagtaaaaaagtaCTAAGTGCCTAGGGTCCGTTCATAATATACGCCACTGCTACTTTTTTGACCCCTCCCCCCCTATTGTCACGCTGTGTCACACTTTCTATGACCCccctagaaatattttataacaaaaaataaaactaaactagTACACAAATTCTgagaattcaaaatattatgcatttagttcgtttatttattgagttaGTTTACTGGTCTTTAGACTTTACATAGGTGACTTAGAAAAGCCTGCTGCTGCTGAGGAGTTAAGTATTggaaaaaacaaagaaaccaGTTGTGACGCATCACAACCACGCCACAGAGCAAGCACATGTCAAAAAGTAATGAACGGCGAACGTCACGTTGTCGTAAACCCCCCGTCCCCCCTTGTATGCGAACGTATTTTATGAACGACCCCCTaccaattgaaaaattaattaaattctttttattatgagccatattcaatttaaataaaaataaactcattatAATCATACGGATGTGAAGTCATATCTGTAGACATAGgacatataattttagttagcAAGGATACACTTCTTCGTTTGAGTTTATAACGTCGATTCTGTTGAAGATGATTTGATAGAAAAACAGGGAAAATGGcagttcaaacaaaatataagtagATAAGTGAGATATGAATAGAAGAGTGGAAAAGTGAGTAGAAATGTGGAAAATGTTTATGTCGCGCTACGATGACTATGAATTAACTGATATATTGCCCAACAAAAtcagatatttatattcaatttaaagtaaaaataaactcattataatatgaattcagAGGTGAAGtcatatatgtaggtataggaaatataatttaagttaccaaggatttctttatttgagtttaaaacgTCGTCATTAGAATTTTAGCCTTGACCTCTAAATCAAACACACTTCAACAAGAGTTAAGAAACAGATttgaatcatcaaaatactAGTAATAATTTACCACCGTGAAACGGTACAGAGACGAACCGGTAAAAAAACTCAATAGAAGGCGTGGGTTGTGCCTTGGGCAAATGAATTCAAAAGAGTAggagaaattcgattgctgcggcgggatcacgggcggccgagaggctaggcgttgctttctttcaaaatttctcatttataaagcatttgagtGCTATAACATTAAGTAGTAGTAAATTAAAGTAGTCTTGTGGAATATTAGATTCCGAGGTAGTGGTGCACGACCACCCGTCGCCCGCAAATAAAATTCTTCGATAAATAGCCcacctttatttaaaaaacacaacacAAATAAAAGCTGTATACGAAAATATTCATCGATGTTTCATTCGATGACCGAAGTTTCATACAGATATGCATGAGagtttttgtgtgtttatcaCTTTTTTGTTCGCGTTCGACGTTTTTTACCGACTTCCAAAAACGAAAAGGAGAAGGTTATATGTTCGTCTATATatcgttttttgtttttgtgtatgaTAGACCATGTTTTCGGCAATCGTAAACCGatttaattgtatacattaattacactgtattgttattaatta contains these protein-coding regions:
- the LOC119836276 gene encoding cytochrome P450 6B5-like, whose amino-acid sequence is MAYLIIAFFVIIFSLCYYLFTRKYDYWKKRNVPHLEPTTLFGNYKDYLLLKTYLPQVISDVCKKFPNQPYVGAYYGTEPALIVKDPDYLKLIMTKDFYYFNSREIGEFTDKEVITRNIFFIGGDRWKILRQNFTPLFSSAKMKKMFYLIEECSTTLEKLIDKAAAEPSTETRLMMSRFTIDCIGSCAFGLNTKCLIDSTNPFLHIGQRIFEMSSSRALRNIGRALWPSIFYKLGLTAFPAEISEFFAKLLVDVFEQRQYKDSGRHDFVDLMLSLKENKYITGDSIANIKGDDKKTTLEVDNALLCAQATVFFAAGYETSSGTLSYLLYELAKCPEAQERAIAETDEYFKKNNKLFYECIHETPYIQACMNETLRLYPVLGVLTREVVEDYTLPSGLVLNKDLRVHIPVYHLHRDPNNFPEPDTFRPERFLEPEKDNIKPFTYMPFGDGPRICLGMRFAKMQMTAGLLTVLKKCRVELAENMPKTLVFDARPLTTQTATGIKLKFVPRQ